One genomic segment of Epinephelus fuscoguttatus linkage group LG19, E.fuscoguttatus.final_Chr_v1 includes these proteins:
- the rhbdf1a gene encoding inactive rhomboid protein 1 isoform X3, translating to MAEPRRESTSSLQRKKPPWLRLDIPTAQMSLDEPPTFVQPVKRQGFLRSISMPVETSHLQSPPRDLFDTRRPVLQRQSSITQTIKRGTADWFGVSKDGDATQKWQRKSLRHCSLRYGKLKPQVIREMDLPSQDNISLTSTETPPPLYVPSSQHGMQKIVDPLARGRAFRMVEEVDGYSVPQTPITPGAASLCSFTSSRSGLNRLPRRRKRESVAKMSFRAAAALVKGRSIRESTLRRAQRRSFTPASFIDEDMVDFPDELDTSFFARDILMHEELSTYTDEVFESPSEAAMKEAEPSGKKDETELTGSALDKTELERSHLMLPLERGWRKAKEGTPGPPKVPLRQEVVSVTGQRRGQRIVVPVKKLFAREKRPYGLGMVGKLTNRTYRKRIDSYVKRQIEDMDDHRPFFTYWITFVHLLITILAVCIYGIAPVGFSQHETVDSVLRNKGVYENVKFVQQENFWIGPGSEALIHLGAKYSPCMRQDKQVHDLIREKRAIERNSACCVRNDRSGCVQTSEEECSSTLAVWVKWPRHSSTPQLNGKDRQYGSVCHQDPRICLEPASVSPHEWPDDISKWPICTRYNTGNHTNLPHIDCTITGRPCCIGTKGRCEITSREYCDFMNGYFHEEATLCSQVHCMDDVCGLLPFLNPEIPDQFYRLWLSLFLHAGILHCLVSVAFQMTILRDLEKLAGWLRISIIYILSGITGNLASAIFLPYRAEVGPAGSQFGILACLFVELFQSWQILAQPWRAFTKLLCVVLFLFAFGLLPWIDNFAHICGFISGFFLSFAFLPYISFGRMDLYRKRCQIIVFLLVFVGLFSGLVVLFYVYPIKCEWCELLTCIPFTDKFCEKYDLNAHLH from the exons GGGAACGGCAGACTGGTTTGGGGTCAGCAAGGACGGCGATGCCACCCAGAAATGGCAGAGGAAAAGCCTACGCCACTGCAGCCTGCGCTACGGAAAGCTCAAACCACAGGTGATCCGAGAGATGGATCTGCCCAGCCAGGACAACATCTCATTAACCAGCACGGAGACTCCACCTCCTCTTTATGTGCCCTCTTCACAACATGGCATGCAGAAG ATTGTGGACCCGTTGGCGCGAGGGCGAGCCTTCCGTATGGTGGAGGAAGTGGATGGCTACAGTGTGCCTCAGACCCCCATCACCCCTGGAGCCGCCTCGCTTTGTTCCTTCACCAGCTCCCGCTCAGGACTCAACCGACTGCCTCGTCGACGTAAGAGGGAGTCTGTGGCAAAGATGAGCTTCAGGGCCGCAGCAGCGCTGGTCAAG GGGCGTTCGATACGGGAGAGCACTCTAAGACGAGCCCAAAGACGCAGCTTCACCCCTGCCAGCTTCATAGACGAGGACATGGTCGACTTTCCTGATGAACTGGACACATCTTTCTTTGCCAGA GATATTCTGATGCATGAGGAGTTGTCCACGTACACAGATGAGGTGTTTGAGTCGCCGTCTGAGGCAGCCATGAAAGAGGCAGAGCCCAGCGGCAAGAAGGACGAGACAGAGCTGACAGGCAGCGCCCTAGATAAGACAGAGCTAGAGAGAAGTCATCTCATGCT ACCTCTGGAGCGAGGGTGGCGTAAAGCCAAAGAAGGAACTCCAGGACCGCCAAAGGTGCCCTTGCGGCAGGAGGTGGTGAGTGTTACCGGACAGCGGCGTGGGCAGCGCATCGTTGTACCTGTCAAGAAGCTTTTTGCCAGAGAGAAGAGGCCTTATGGATTGGGCATGGTAGGGAAGCTCACAAATCGAACCTACCGCAAGCGCATTGACAGCTACGTCAAGAGGCAGATAGAGGACATGGATGACCACAG GCCTTTTTTTACATACTGGATCACCTTTGTCCATTTGCTCATCACTATCCTGGCTGTATGCATCTACGGTATTGCACCAGTGGGCTTTTCCCAACATGAGACAGTTGATTCT GTTTTAAGAAACAAAGGTGTATATGAAAATGTCAAGTTTGTACAGCAGGAGAACTTTTGGATCGGGCCGGGTTCG GAAGCTCTGATCCACTTGGGGGCCAAATACTCTCCATGCATGCGGCAGGACAAACAGGTGCATGATCTTATCAGGGAAAAGAGAGCTATCGAACGCAACTCTGCCTGCTGTGTGCGGAACGATCGCTCCGGCTGCGTCCAAACCTCAGAGGAGGAATGCTCG AGTACTCTAGCTGTGTGGGTAAAGTGGCCGAGGCATTCCAGCACACCTCAGTTAAATGGTAAAGACAGACAGTATGGATCTGTGTGTCATCAGGATCCAAG GATATGTCTAGAGCCTGCCTCAGTATCACCTCATGAATGGCCTGACGACATCAGCAAGTGGCCA ATTTGTACCAGGTACAACACAGGGAACCACACCAACCTGCCTCATATAGACTGTACCATCACAGGCCGACCCTGCTGCATTGGAACCAAAGGGAG GTGTGAAATCACATCCCGGGAATATTGCGACTTCATGAACGGCTACTTTCATGAGGAGGCTACGCTCTGCTCTCAA GTGCACTGCATGGACGATGTGTGTGGACTGTTGCCTTTCCTCAACCCCGAGATCCCAGATCAGTTTTACAGGCTCTGGCTCTCACTTTTTCTGCATGCTGG GATCCTTCACTGCCTGGTGTCGGTGGCTTTCCAGATGACCATCCTGAGGGACTTGGAGAAGCTGGCGGGCTGGCTGCGCATCTCAATCATTTACATTCTCAGTGGCATCACTGGCAACTTAGCTTCAGCCATCTTTTTGCCCTATAGAGCAGAG GTGGGCCCAGCCGGCTCTCAGTTTGGGATCCTTGCCTGCCTGTTTGTGGAGCTGTTTCAGAGCTGGCAGATCCTGGCCCAGCCCTGGAGGGCCTTCACCAAGCTGCTCTGTGTGGTGCTCTTTCTCTTTGCCTTTGGGCTCCTGCCCTGGATCGACAATTTCGCCCACATTTGTGGCTTCATCTCCGGCTTCTTCCTGTCCTTCGCCTTCTTACCCTACATCAGCTTCGGCCGCATGGACCTGTACCGCAAACGCTGTCAGATCATCGTCTTCCTGCTGGTGTTTGTCGGGCTCTTTTCAGGCCTTGTGGTGCTCTTCTATGTCTACCCAATCAAGTGTGAATGGTGCGAGTTGCTCACCTGCATCCCTTTCACGGACAAATTCTGCGAGAAGTACGACCTCAACGCTCACCTCCACTGA
- the aanat2 gene encoding arylalkylamine N-acetyltransferase 2: protein MTQQISGSPFLKPFFLKTPVRVVSPLRQRRHTLPASEFRNLTPQDAISVFEIEREAFVSVSGECPLTLDEVLNFLGQCPELSLGWFEEGQLVAFIIGSGWDKERLSQEAMTQHVPHTPTVHIHVLSVHRHCRQQGKGSILLWRYLQYLRCVPGLRRALLICEDFLVPFYLKAGFKEKGPSAISVSNMQFQEMEYMLAGQAYARRNSGC, encoded by the exons ATGACACAGCAGATCAGTGGCTCACCGTTCCTCAAGCCCTTCTTCCTGAAGACGCCCGTCCGAGTGGTCAGCCCGCTGAGACAGAGACGACACACACTACCCGCCAGTGAGTTCAGGAACCTCACGCCACAGGATGCCATCAGTGTGTTTGAGATTGAGAGAGAAG catttgtctctgtgtctggcGAGTGTCCACTTACCCTGGATGAAGTGCTTAACTTCCTGGGTCAGTGCCCTGAGCTGTCTCTGGGTTGGTTTGAGGAGGGACAGCTGGTAGCGTTCATCATCGGCTCTGGCTGGGACAAGGAGAGGCTTTCGCAG gaGGCAATGACTCAACATGTCCCCCACACCCCCACTGTGCACATCCACGTGCTGTCAGTACACCGTCACTGTCGCCAGCAAGGCAAGGGCTCCATCCTCTTGTGGCGCTACTTACAGTACCTGCGCTGTGTGCCGGGCCTCCGCCGAGCTCTGCTGATTTGCGAGGACTTCCTGGTGCCCTTCTACCTCAAGGCCGGCTTCAAGGAGAAAGGACCATCAGCCATCTCCGTATCCAACATGCAATTCCAAGAGATGGAGTACATGCTCGCTGGGCAGGCGTATGCACGGCGAAACAGCGGCTGCTAG
- the mgrn1b gene encoding E3 ubiquitin-protein ligase MGRN1b isoform X1, with protein sequence MGSILSRRIAGVEDIDIQANSAYRFPPKSGNYFASHFFMGGEKFDTPHPEGYLFGENMDLNFLGNRPVQFPYVTPAPHEPVKTLRSLVNIRKDSLRLVRYKDDSDTPVEEGGKPKVQYGVEFTFDADARVAITLYCQAFEEFSNGMAVYSPKNPSLVSETVHYKRGVSQQFSMPSFKIDFSEWKEEDLNFDLDRGVFPMVIQAVVDEGDDCLGHAHVLLAAFERHVDGSFSVKPLKQKQIVDRVSYLLQEIYGIENKNNQETKPSDDENSDNSNECVVCLSDLRDTLILPCRHLCLCNSCADTLRYQANNCPICRLPFRALLQIRAVRKKPGALSPVSFSPVLAQTMDHEEHSSTDSVPPGFEPISLLEALNGLRSVSPAIPSAPLYDEINFSGGLGGDSRQLSSPEHLSDGSLQKGKVSKSPDSTLRSPSSPIQEEDEEKLSEMSDAQPHTLLSSSPAPTDATATEDVAESLSPDDEDRMHSGGDILQDCSSEHSSLTKTESDPPGDLSLPGSSESTESLKSQSTNCSSQPLLCPTSSLHMEDEHLSP encoded by the exons ATGGGGTCCATTCTGAGTCGCAGAATCGCTGGCGTTGAGGATATCGATATCCAGGCCAACTCGGCCTATCGATTTCCACCGAAATCTG GGAATTATTTTGCGAGCCACTTCTTCATGGGAGGAGAGAAATTTGACACACCACATCCAGAGGGATACCTTTTTGGAGAAAACATGGACCTGAATTTTCTTGGAAATAGGCCAGTGCAG TTTCCATATGTGACGCCTGCACCACATGAGCCTGTGAAGACCCTGAGGAGCCTGGTGAACATTAGGAAGGACTCTCTGCGTTTGGTCAG GTATAAAGATGACTCTGACACACCGGTGGAGGAAGGCGGAAAACCAAAGGTCCAGTATGGTGTTGAGTTCACCTTTGACGCAGATGCTCGGGTGGCCATCACCCTCTACTGCCAAGCGTTTGAGGAGTTCTCCAATGGGATGGCAGT GTACAGCCCAAAGAATCCATCGCTGGTCTCTGAAACTGTGCATTACAAGCGCGGCGTGAGCCAGCAGTTCTCCATGCCGTCTTTCAAAATAGACTTCAGCGagtggaaagaggaagat CTGAACTTTGACCTCGACCGAGGAGTGTTTCCCATGGTAATCCAAGCTGTGGTTGACGAAGGGGACG ATTGCCTCGGACATGCTCACGTGCTTTTGGCAGCCTTTGAAAGA CACGTTGATGGCAGTTTCTCCGTcaagcctctgaagcagaagCAAATC GTGGACCGTGTGAGCTACCTCTTACAGGAGATCTATGGGAttgagaacaaaaacaaccaagaaaCCAAG CCATCAGATGATGAGAACAGTGACAACAGCAACGagtgtgttgtctgtctgtctgacctgAGAGATACACTCATCCTGCCCTGCAGACACCTGTGTCTCTGTAACTCCTGCGCAGACACTCTGCGCTACCAGGCCAACAACTGTCCGATCTGCAGGCTGC CCTTCAGAGCCTTGCTGCAGATCAGAGCTGTGAGGAAAAAGCCCGGTGCTCTTTCCCCTGTGTCCTTCAGCCCAGTCCTGGCTCAGACTATGGACCATGAGGAGCACTCA AGCACAGACTCGGTTCCTCCCGGCTTTGAACCCATCTCGCTGTTGGAAGCTCTGAATGGTCTGCGGTCAGTGTCTCCTGCCATCCCATCTGCCCCCCTCTACGATGAGATCAATTTCTCAGGGGGTCTGGGAGgtgacagcagacagctgagctcCCCAGAACATTTAAGtgatggaagtctgcagaagGGCAAAGTCAGCAAGTCACCTGACAG CACCCTTAGGTCTCCATCCTCTCCCATtcaagaggaagatgaggagaaGCTATCTGAGATGTCTGACGCTCAgccacacacactgctgtccaGCAGCCCCGCCCCCACTGAC GCCACAGCCACCGAGGACGTGGCAGAGTCCCTGTCTCCAGATGATG AGGACAGGATGCATTCTGGAGGAGACATCCTACAGGACTGCAGCAGTGAGCACAGCAGCTTGACCAAAACAGAGAGCGACCCACCGGGCGATTTGTCTCTGCCAG ggTCATCCGAGTCAACAGAAAGCCTGAAAAGTCAGAGCACAAACTGCTCCAGCCAGCCTCTCCTGTGTCCCACGAGCAGCCTTCATATGGAAGATGAGCACCTCAGCCCCTGA
- the mgrn1b gene encoding E3 ubiquitin-protein ligase MGRN1b isoform X2, with protein sequence MGSILSRRIAGVEDIDIQANSAYRFPPKSGNYFASHFFMGGEKFDTPHPEGYLFGENMDLNFLGNRPVQFPYVTPAPHEPVKTLRSLVNIRKDSLRLVRYKDDSDTPVEEGGKPKVQYGVEFTFDADARVAITLYCQAFEEFSNGMAVYSPKNPSLVSETVHYKRGVSQQFSMPSFKIDFSEWKEEDLNFDLDRGVFPMVIQAVVDEGDDCLGHAHVLLAAFERHVDGSFSVKPLKQKQIVDRVSYLLQEIYGIENKNNQETKPSDDENSDNSNECVVCLSDLRDTLILPCRHLCLCNSCADTLRYQANNCPICRLPFRALLQIRAVRKKPGALSPVSFSPVLAQTMDHEEHSSTDSVPPGFEPISLLEALNGLRSVSPAIPSAPLYDEINFSGGLGGDSRQLSSPEHLSDGSLQKGKVSKSPDSTLRSPSSPIQEEDEEKLSEMSDAQPHTLLSSSPAPTDATATEDVAESLSPDDEDRMHSGGDILQDCSSEHSSLTKTESDPPGDLSLPALGPDSCSIGMEE encoded by the exons ATGGGGTCCATTCTGAGTCGCAGAATCGCTGGCGTTGAGGATATCGATATCCAGGCCAACTCGGCCTATCGATTTCCACCGAAATCTG GGAATTATTTTGCGAGCCACTTCTTCATGGGAGGAGAGAAATTTGACACACCACATCCAGAGGGATACCTTTTTGGAGAAAACATGGACCTGAATTTTCTTGGAAATAGGCCAGTGCAG TTTCCATATGTGACGCCTGCACCACATGAGCCTGTGAAGACCCTGAGGAGCCTGGTGAACATTAGGAAGGACTCTCTGCGTTTGGTCAG GTATAAAGATGACTCTGACACACCGGTGGAGGAAGGCGGAAAACCAAAGGTCCAGTATGGTGTTGAGTTCACCTTTGACGCAGATGCTCGGGTGGCCATCACCCTCTACTGCCAAGCGTTTGAGGAGTTCTCCAATGGGATGGCAGT GTACAGCCCAAAGAATCCATCGCTGGTCTCTGAAACTGTGCATTACAAGCGCGGCGTGAGCCAGCAGTTCTCCATGCCGTCTTTCAAAATAGACTTCAGCGagtggaaagaggaagat CTGAACTTTGACCTCGACCGAGGAGTGTTTCCCATGGTAATCCAAGCTGTGGTTGACGAAGGGGACG ATTGCCTCGGACATGCTCACGTGCTTTTGGCAGCCTTTGAAAGA CACGTTGATGGCAGTTTCTCCGTcaagcctctgaagcagaagCAAATC GTGGACCGTGTGAGCTACCTCTTACAGGAGATCTATGGGAttgagaacaaaaacaaccaagaaaCCAAG CCATCAGATGATGAGAACAGTGACAACAGCAACGagtgtgttgtctgtctgtctgacctgAGAGATACACTCATCCTGCCCTGCAGACACCTGTGTCTCTGTAACTCCTGCGCAGACACTCTGCGCTACCAGGCCAACAACTGTCCGATCTGCAGGCTGC CCTTCAGAGCCTTGCTGCAGATCAGAGCTGTGAGGAAAAAGCCCGGTGCTCTTTCCCCTGTGTCCTTCAGCCCAGTCCTGGCTCAGACTATGGACCATGAGGAGCACTCA AGCACAGACTCGGTTCCTCCCGGCTTTGAACCCATCTCGCTGTTGGAAGCTCTGAATGGTCTGCGGTCAGTGTCTCCTGCCATCCCATCTGCCCCCCTCTACGATGAGATCAATTTCTCAGGGGGTCTGGGAGgtgacagcagacagctgagctcCCCAGAACATTTAAGtgatggaagtctgcagaagGGCAAAGTCAGCAAGTCACCTGACAG CACCCTTAGGTCTCCATCCTCTCCCATtcaagaggaagatgaggagaaGCTATCTGAGATGTCTGACGCTCAgccacacacactgctgtccaGCAGCCCCGCCCCCACTGAC GCCACAGCCACCGAGGACGTGGCAGAGTCCCTGTCTCCAGATGATG AGGACAGGATGCATTCTGGAGGAGACATCCTACAGGACTGCAGCAGTGAGCACAGCAGCTTGACCAAAACAGAGAGCGACCCACCGGGCGATTTGTCTCTGCCAG CTCTCGGTCCCGATTCCTGCTCTATTGGTATGGAGGAATAA